Proteins co-encoded in one Epinephelus moara isolate mb chromosome 13, YSFRI_EMoa_1.0, whole genome shotgun sequence genomic window:
- the LOC126399428 gene encoding stonustoxin subunit beta-like, whose translation MASEKREVAALGRPFGLGMLYDARRDALIPGMTLWDEKTLQENTVEKSNRSSAFNISASDSIHKKSSLLDVSASLKLSFCCGLIEVGGSAKYLNDEKKFKNQSRVTYQYKATTNFKELSMINIMTMDTKQIDVIKKSGATHVVTGILYGANAFFVFDSEKLEASKVQNVQGSMQVVIKKIPSLSMEGKAEINLNDEEKDLTNKFSCKFFGDFILESNPTTFEEAVKVYVQLPQLLGEKGENAVPLKVWLMPLKNLDTEAAELSREISNPLVGRVQDALEDLSKTGIRCNDSLEDRVVENFPVIREELSHFQKLCSHFATNLRQTLVKKLPSIRDGEADESSVEELFEDRDKSPFSREKLSKWLDHKEREISVIRSCVDTMEGVKIVQNQSELDREVLAQDVENALCFVFTSMERGDTYLDLMATYLKLPTSGSTTEEPWYFSEEIYSNMRNKAKAFRDLAKAQKNNNRLRILIATIANEKYKGATIYHYREGNLVSEDFTKLDPPDVETITDRRDLIWYATDLTLDPNTVNCYLTLSEGDKKATSLELQSYPDHPERFDKHTQVLCKESLTGRHYWEVEWSTGSTESVYVAVVYKGIERKGKSSDSQFGFNTMSWAFGKHHDSSYQLVRAYHNGKKWETAFPSDGCDKVGVYLDWPAGTLSYYRVSSNTLRHLYTFRTKFTEPVYPGLWVKYHCNFAYLCPVQ comes from the exons ATGGCCTCAGAAAAAAGGGAAGTTGCCGCTCTGGGTCGACCCTTTGGCCTAGGAATGCTCTATGATGCTCGCAGAGATGCACTGATCCCAG GTATGACATTGTGGGATGAGAAAACTCTACAAGAGAACACAGTTGAAAAATCCAACCGTAGCAGTGCATTTAATATTTCTGCATCTGACTCCATTCACAAGAAGTCCTCTCTGCTGGATGTTAGCGCTTCTCTGAAGCTCAGTTTCTGCTGTGGACTGATTGAAGTCGGAGGATCTGCCAAGTACCTGAATGATGAGAAGAAATTCAAGAATCAGAGCAGAGTGACATATCAGTACAAAGCTACCACCAACTTCAAAGAGTTGTCAATGATTAACATCATGACCATGGACACCAAACAGATAGATGTCATTAAGAAGAGCGGCGCAACACATGTGGTCACCGGGATCCTGTACGGGGCAAAtgctttctttgtgtttgaCAGTGAGAAGTTAGAAGCCAGCAAGGTTCAGAACGTCCAGGGCAGCATGCAGGTTGTGATAAAGAAGATCCCCTCACTTAGTATGGAGGGAAAAgctgaaataaatctgaatgatgaagaaaaagaCCTGACCAACAAATTCTCCTGCAAATTCTTCGGAGACTTCATTCTTGAAAGCAACCCAACAACATTTGAAGAGGCAGTGAAGGTCTACGTTCAACTTCCACAGCTACTgggagaaaaaggagagaaTGCTGTTCCACTGAAGGTCTGGCTGATGCCACTGAAGAATCTGGACACTGAAGCTGCTGAGTTGTCAAGAGAGATCAGCAACCCATTAGTAGGGAGGGTGCAGGATGCTCTGGAAGATTTAAGCAAAACAGGAATCAGATGCAATGATTCTCTGGAAGACAGAGTGGTAGAAAATTTCCCAGTCATTCGAGAAGAATTAAGCCATTTCCAAAAATTGTGCAGTCACTTTGCAACTAACCTCCGACAGACCTTGGTGAAGAAACTTCCCTCCATCCGTGATGGTGAAGCAGATGAGAGCTCAGTAGAAGAACTCTTTGAAGACCGAGACAAGTCGCCATTCAGTCGTGAAAAACTGAGCAAGTGGCTGGatcacaaagagagagaaatcagCGTCATCAGATCCTGTGTAGATACCATGGAGGGAGTGAAGATCGTCCAAAATCAGTCAGAGCTGGACAGAGAGGTTCTTGCTCAAGACGTAGAGAATGCTCTGTGCTTTGTTTTCACCTCCATGGAAAGAGGTGATACCTACCTGGATCTGATGGCCACCTACTTAAAGTTACCTACATCAGGAAGTACCACTGAAGAGCCATGGTACTTCTCAGAAGAGATTTACAGCAACATGAGAAACAAAGCCAAAGCTTTCCGTGACCTTGCCAAAGcacagaagaacaacaacaggtTGCGTATTCTCATAGCAACCATAGCAAATGAGAAATACAAAGGGGCAACCATCTATCATTACAGGGAGGGCAATCTGGTCAGTGAAGACTTTACAAAGCTTGACCCCCCTGATGTGGAGACCATCACTGACAGAAGAGATTTGATCTGGT ATGCCACTGATCTCACCCTGGACCCAAACACTGTAAACTGCTACCTCACTCTGTCTGAGGGAGACAAGAAGGCAACAAGCTTAGAACTGCAGTCATACCCTGATCACCCAGAGAGGTTTGATAAACATACTCAGGTGTTGTGCAAAGAGAGCTTAACTGGCCGCCATTACTGGGAGGTAGAGTGGAGTACTGGCTCCACAGAATCTGTTTATGTTGCTGTTGTATACAAGGGAAttgaaagaaaagggaaaagttCAGACAGCCAGTTTGGATTTAATACCATGTCGTGGGCTTTTGGCAAGCACCACGATTCATCTTATCAGCTTGTGAGGGCATATCATAATGGTAAGAAGTGGGAAACTGCTTTTCCCTCTGATGGCTGCGACAAAGTCGGGGTGTATCTGGACTGGCCTGCTGGCACTCTGTCCTACTACAGAGTCTCATCTAACACTCTGCGTCACCTCTACACCTTTCGCACCAAATTCACTGAGCCTGTTTACCCAGGCCTCTGGGTTAAATACCACTGCAACTTTGCGTACCTGTGTCCAGTTCAGTAG